From the genome of Blautia pseudococcoides, one region includes:
- a CDS encoding GH39 family glycosyl hydrolase has product MDEIRFELDCDLGTPHFHEEVEILYVLSGRVAVMTEGENFVMGPEALVVFNSFQHHELYREAGSHTLSAYISLEVMLQAQVGNIRCISNLQPEQEEWFGLLRVKLALIFRDHRQSRGERRLYILSELLGLLGILKQQFEKKEEKGTRGGAGTERIREVLLYIGKHYAEEMSLQELASHFYLSQSHLSREFQRLTSMAFSDYLRNLRLSKAAYMLLQSSASITDVALACGFSNTNTMIEGFKRQYGCTPGVFRKQKSEAVKEGELQESPDGVSYISLFRHIQYAGELQPLNKRIEEPLQLEIDVKKGNTPCVLCHREAASVGWARDLMLEPVRSAVRRAREEIGFCYLFTHGILDDSMDVYHEKPDGTPYLNFTYIDMIFDFERSIGIKPWIELGYTPKKLVSHITNIFGTSCINLPSYQERWVFLIEGVMRHLIERYGILEVKEWRFSPSPAVYSFYGVFSEKEYLDYYCYTARAIRRILPEACISAFGLDTGAVTQPGDSTLQHFVKYCAEHDCMPDEFSFQCFHSDYRGIDKRETEIRISSQEGNVSREPIPVSKDPDILSKEIKAVRKILDANGGAGLPIVLNSWNSTIWQRDLGNDTCFKAAFIVKNVLENAGSVKALGFNYLTDYSEKLFANPNVFHGGYGLITYQNLPKAGYQAYSMLNGLEEILVESGSGYTVTRSRDCRRIRILLYHYCHYDRQTRITSQIPEEEQRTFDRYYSFRDEGGLSFRIHLQKLEEGSYDMESYVVNREYGSSYDLWMSLGAPKEFTERQREYLERLAVPRYQYGRFQVMDTGRLDFSALLEPHEIRLICINKR; this is encoded by the coding sequence ATGGATGAGATTCGTTTTGAGCTGGACTGTGACTTAGGTACACCCCATTTCCATGAAGAGGTGGAAATCCTGTATGTTCTGTCAGGCAGAGTGGCTGTGATGACGGAAGGAGAGAATTTTGTGATGGGACCGGAAGCCCTTGTGGTTTTCAATAGTTTCCAGCATCACGAACTGTACCGGGAAGCAGGCAGCCACACGTTGTCAGCCTATATTTCCCTGGAAGTTATGCTGCAGGCGCAGGTTGGGAATATTCGGTGTATCAGCAACCTGCAGCCGGAACAGGAGGAGTGGTTTGGACTTCTTCGGGTCAAGCTGGCGTTGATCTTCAGGGATCACAGGCAGAGCCGGGGGGAACGGCGCCTGTATATCTTAAGCGAGCTGTTGGGGCTTTTGGGAATCTTAAAGCAGCAGTTTGAGAAGAAGGAAGAAAAAGGAACACGGGGCGGGGCAGGGACAGAGCGTATAAGAGAAGTTCTGCTCTATATTGGAAAACATTATGCGGAAGAGATGTCACTGCAGGAATTGGCCTCTCATTTTTATCTTTCCCAGAGTCATTTATCCAGAGAATTTCAGAGACTGACAAGTATGGCTTTTTCAGATTATCTGAGAAATCTGCGTTTGAGCAAAGCTGCATATATGCTGTTACAGTCCTCTGCCTCCATAACAGATGTGGCGTTGGCCTGCGGTTTTTCCAATACGAATACAATGATCGAGGGTTTCAAGCGGCAGTATGGATGTACGCCGGGAGTTTTCAGAAAACAAAAATCAGAAGCGGTGAAAGAGGGGGAACTGCAGGAATCCCCCGACGGGGTGTCCTATATAAGTCTGTTTCGGCATATTCAGTATGCAGGGGAGCTGCAGCCGCTGAATAAGCGGATCGAGGAGCCTCTGCAGCTGGAGATTGATGTGAAAAAGGGGAATACCCCCTGTGTTCTCTGCCACAGAGAGGCCGCCAGTGTGGGCTGGGCCAGGGACCTTATGCTGGAACCGGTGCGCAGTGCGGTTCGCAGGGCCAGGGAGGAGATTGGATTTTGCTACCTGTTCACCCATGGTATTCTGGATGACAGTATGGATGTCTATCACGAGAAGCCGGACGGGACTCCTTATCTGAACTTTACTTATATTGATATGATTTTTGACTTCGAGAGGTCCATAGGCATAAAACCATGGATCGAGCTTGGCTATACACCTAAAAAGCTGGTGTCCCATATCACTAACATTTTCGGAACGTCATGTATTAATCTGCCTTCTTATCAGGAGCGATGGGTGTTTTTGATAGAAGGGGTCATGCGGCATCTGATAGAGCGGTATGGGATTCTGGAGGTCAAAGAATGGAGGTTTTCCCCATCCCCCGCGGTGTATTCCTTTTACGGTGTGTTTTCCGAAAAGGAATATCTGGATTATTACTGCTATACAGCCAGAGCGATCCGGCGTATCCTGCCGGAGGCTTGTATCTCCGCCTTTGGGCTGGATACAGGGGCAGTCACACAGCCGGGTGACAGCACGCTGCAGCATTTTGTAAAATACTGTGCGGAACATGACTGTATGCCGGATGAGTTCAGTTTCCAGTGTTTTCACAGTGATTACAGAGGGATTGATAAGAGGGAAACAGAAATCAGGATCTCTTCGCAGGAGGGAAATGTAAGCAGGGAGCCCATACCGGTCAGCAAAGACCCGGATATCCTGTCAAAAGAGATAAAAGCAGTTCGTAAGATTTTGGATGCAAATGGAGGGGCGGGGCTGCCAATTGTGCTCAACAGTTGGAATTCCACTATATGGCAGAGAGATTTGGGAAATGACACCTGCTTCAAGGCGGCATTTATTGTCAAGAATGTACTGGAAAATGCCGGGTCTGTGAAGGCTCTGGGCTTTAATTATCTTACCGATTATTCTGAGAAGCTCTTTGCGAACCCAAATGTATTTCATGGAGGGTACGGCCTTATCACCTATCAGAATCTTCCGAAGGCAGGTTATCAGGCCTATAGTATGCTGAACGGGCTGGAGGAGATTTTAGTGGAATCAGGGAGCGGTTATACGGTTACCCGTTCCAGGGACTGCCGCCGCATTAGGATTCTGCTGTATCATTATTGTCACTACGACAGACAGACCCGGATCACGTCCCAGATCCCCGAGGAGGAACAGAGGACCTTTGACAGGTATTACAGTTTCCGCGATGAGGGTGGGCTCAGTTTCCGGATCCATCTGCAGAAATTGGAGGAGGGCAGCTATGATATGGAAAGCTATGTGGTGAACCGGGAATACGGCAGCAGCTATGATCTGTGGATGAGCCTGGGAGCCCCCAAGGAGTTCACAGAGCGTCAGAGGGAATATCTGGAGAGACTGGCAGTGCCCAGGTATCAGTACGGGCGGTTTCAGGTCATGGATACAGGAAGACTTGATTTTTCTGCACTTCTGGAACCACATGAAATCAGGTTGATATGCATAAATAAGAGATAA
- a CDS encoding SH3 domain-containing protein, whose protein sequence is MKDKLKYLLLLLLSVLCLTVLNACGKDDSAAEEEAALDSVSASMDGTVTAFTGKEISVITSDNEKLTFDMTKAELDCKNGIIPGNKVTLIYVGPLDGTDTGKVRLRKIITTDDNAGLLPTDGTKVISPSGDAEGFHSGKAGYDEPDSGTEVEEKTETVTVKSPVNVRADAASQAEVLGVLQGGATVTRTGICDNGWHRIVYEGETGYVWGEYLSD, encoded by the coding sequence ATGAAAGACAAACTGAAATATCTTCTCCTGCTGCTGCTGTCTGTCCTGTGTCTGACTGTGCTTAACGCCTGCGGCAAGGATGACAGCGCCGCGGAAGAAGAGGCTGCACTGGATTCTGTGTCTGCTTCCATGGATGGTACCGTGACGGCCTTTACCGGAAAAGAAATCAGTGTGATCACTTCAGATAATGAAAAACTGACTTTTGATATGACGAAAGCTGAACTTGACTGTAAAAACGGAATTATTCCCGGCAACAAAGTGACGCTGATCTATGTAGGTCCCCTGGATGGGACGGATACCGGTAAGGTGCGGCTTAGAAAGATCATCACAACAGACGATAATGCGGGACTGCTGCCAACAGACGGAACAAAAGTGATTTCACCCAGCGGCGATGCGGAAGGATTCCATTCCGGCAAGGCCGGATACGATGAGCCGGATTCCGGCACTGAGGTGGAGGAGAAGACAGAGACTGTCACAGTGAAAAGCCCTGTAAATGTAAGGGCAGACGCTGCAAGCCAGGCGGAAGTCCTTGGGGTTCTGCAGGGCGGCGCCACCGTGACACGGACCGGGATCTGCGATAACGGATGGCACAGGATCGTCTATGAAGGGGAAACAGGATATGTGTGGGGAGAATATCTCTCAGATTAA
- a CDS encoding APC family permease, with protein sequence MKQQESEKKILWYSLAFMAFSAVWGFGNVINGFSEYGGLKAIISWVIIFAIYFVPYALMVGELGSAFKDAGGGVSSWILETISPRMAYMAGWTYWIVHMPYISQKPSASFIAASWAIFRDNRISSMNTRVLQVLCLVLFLFAVWVASKGINVLKKLSTLAGSTMFIMSLLFVVMMLAAPAITHANVLDIDWSVKTFMPSFDAKFLLNLSILVFAVGGCEKISPYVNKTKNPAKDFSKGMIALAVMVAVCAMLGTVAMGMMFDSNNIPEDLMTNGAYYAFQTLGEYYGLGNFFVVVYAVCNLIGQFTVMIISIDAPLRMLLDNADDNFIPASMFKQNKHGTYTNGHKLVMIIVSILIIVPAIGIGSVDTLVRWLVKVNSVCMPLRYLWVFVAYIALKKAGERFPAQYRFVKNRTLGVILGAWCFLFTAFACILGIYSEDTFQFVLNIVTPFVLIGLGFIMPQIAKRSKAKGQA encoded by the coding sequence ATGAAACAACAAGAAAGTGAAAAGAAAATCTTGTGGTACAGCCTTGCGTTTATGGCATTTTCCGCTGTTTGGGGATTCGGAAATGTGATCAATGGATTCTCAGAGTACGGCGGATTAAAGGCAATTATATCCTGGGTGATCATATTTGCCATATATTTTGTGCCATATGCACTGATGGTAGGCGAGCTGGGCAGTGCCTTCAAGGATGCAGGCGGCGGTGTCAGTTCCTGGATTCTGGAGACGATAAGCCCCAGAATGGCTTACATGGCCGGATGGACATACTGGATCGTCCACATGCCTTATATTTCCCAGAAGCCAAGTGCTTCCTTTATTGCAGCAAGCTGGGCGATCTTCAGGGATAACCGGATCAGTTCCATGAACACAAGAGTCCTGCAGGTTTTATGTCTGGTATTGTTCCTGTTTGCCGTCTGGGTGGCATCCAAGGGGATCAATGTGCTGAAAAAGCTTTCCACACTGGCAGGCTCCACCATGTTTATCATGTCCCTGTTGTTTGTGGTCATGATGCTGGCAGCTCCGGCTATCACTCATGCAAATGTACTGGATATAGATTGGTCTGTGAAGACCTTCATGCCGTCTTTTGATGCAAAGTTTTTACTGAACCTGTCCATTTTAGTATTTGCCGTGGGCGGATGTGAGAAGATTTCTCCGTATGTTAACAAGACTAAGAACCCTGCGAAGGATTTCTCAAAGGGTATGATCGCCCTGGCTGTCATGGTTGCCGTCTGCGCTATGCTGGGAACCGTTGCCATGGGTATGATGTTTGACTCCAACAACATTCCGGAAGACCTTATGACAAATGGTGCCTACTATGCCTTCCAGACCCTGGGAGAGTATTACGGGCTGGGCAACTTCTTTGTGGTGGTATATGCGGTCTGTAACCTGATCGGACAGTTTACGGTTATGATCATCTCCATCGACGCGCCCCTCCGTATGCTGCTTGACAATGCGGATGACAATTTCATTCCTGCGTCCATGTTCAAACAGAATAAACACGGCACCTATACAAACGGCCACAAGCTGGTCATGATCATTGTGTCCATTCTGATCATTGTTCCGGCCATTGGTATCGGAAGCGTGGATACCCTGGTGCGCTGGCTGGTAAAGGTGAACTCGGTTTGTATGCCTCTGCGTTACCTGTGGGTGTTTGTGGCGTACATTGCCCTGAAAAAAGCAGGGGAGAGATTCCCGGCTCAGTACCGTTTTGTGAAGAACAGGACCTTAGGCGTTATTTTGGGAGCATGGTGTTTCCTGTTCACCGCATTTGCGTGTATTCTGGGTATATACTCTGAGGATACCTTCCAGTTTGTGCTGAACATTGTGACTCCCTTCGTACTGATCGGACTGGGATTCATTATGCCCCAGATCGCAAAACGTTCCAAAGCAAAGGGGCAGGCATAA
- a CDS encoding M18 family aminopeptidase, which produces MYRETAEQLLAFIEKSPSCFHAVKNMKEILLADGFAELKEEDKWEITEGGRYFVTRNDSSIVAFTIPETGFAGYRIMASHSDSPTFKIKENPEMEVDKKYVKLNVERYGGMLCAPWFDRPLSVAGRVIVKEGDAFVTKLVDVDRDLLMIPNLAIHMNREVNDGYKYNAQVDMLPLYGDISSKDTFMRTIAENAGVKEEDILGHDIFLYNRVKGSIWGANEEFVSSSRLDDLQCAFSSLQGFLKGDKKEYVAVHCVLDNEEVGSGTKQGAASTFLYDTLVRVNECLGLSYEEYLRGLAKSFMLSADNAHAVHPNHKEVADPVNRPYMNQGIVIKHSANQKYCTDGVSAAIFKDLCREAGVPFQTFTNRSDILGGSTLGNISNTKVALNAVDIGLPQLAMHSPYETAGVKDTRYLIQAAEKFFK; this is translated from the coding sequence ATGTACAGAGAAACAGCAGAACAGCTTCTGGCTTTTATTGAGAAAAGCCCAAGTTGTTTTCACGCGGTTAAAAATATGAAAGAAATTCTTTTGGCAGACGGTTTTGCGGAGCTGAAAGAGGAAGATAAATGGGAGATCACAGAGGGAGGCAGATACTTTGTCACCAGAAATGACTCCTCCATCGTGGCATTTACCATCCCGGAGACAGGATTTGCGGGATATCGCATCATGGCCAGCCACAGCGACTCCCCCACCTTCAAGATCAAGGAAAATCCGGAGATGGAAGTGGATAAAAAGTATGTGAAGCTCAATGTGGAGCGCTACGGCGGTATGCTCTGCGCTCCCTGGTTTGATCGTCCCCTTTCCGTAGCCGGCAGAGTGATCGTAAAAGAGGGAGACGCTTTTGTTACAAAGCTTGTGGATGTGGACAGGGACCTTCTGATGATTCCCAATCTGGCTATCCATATGAACCGGGAAGTCAATGACGGGTATAAATATAATGCGCAGGTGGACATGCTTCCCCTGTACGGCGATATCTCTTCTAAAGATACCTTTATGAGGACGATCGCAGAGAACGCGGGGGTGAAGGAGGAAGACATTTTAGGACATGATATTTTCCTGTATAACCGTGTAAAGGGAAGTATCTGGGGAGCTAATGAAGAATTTGTATCCTCCTCACGTCTGGATGACCTGCAGTGTGCTTTCTCTTCTCTTCAGGGATTTTTAAAGGGAGATAAGAAAGAGTATGTGGCAGTGCACTGTGTGTTGGACAATGAGGAAGTGGGAAGCGGAACCAAGCAGGGCGCGGCTTCCACATTCCTTTATGATACACTGGTACGTGTAAATGAGTGTCTGGGACTGTCTTATGAGGAGTATCTGAGAGGGCTTGCAAAGAGCTTTATGCTCTCCGCGGACAATGCCCATGCAGTCCATCCAAACCACAAGGAAGTGGCAGACCCGGTGAACCGCCCTTATATGAACCAGGGAATTGTGATCAAACACAGCGCAAACCAGAAATACTGTACCGACGGTGTTTCCGCAGCCATTTTCAAAGATTTATGCAGGGAGGCAGGTGTGCCTTTCCAGACATTTACAAACCGTTCCGATATTCTGGGAGGCTCCACGCTTGGAAACATTTCCAATACAAAAGTGGCATTAAACGCTGTGGATATCGGTCTTCCGCAGCTTGCTATGCACTCTCCTTACGAGACGGCAGGGGTGAAGGATACCCGCTATCTGATTCAGGCTGCTGAAAAATTCTTTAAATAA
- a CDS encoding FAD binding domain-containing protein, whose translation MLKIKEYVKVNSLEEAYELNRKKSSRVLGGMVWMKMMNRSVGTAIDLSGLGLDTVKETEDEFVIGCMTSLRTLETHAGINTYTDGAVRESLRHIVGVQFRNCATVGGSIYGRFGFSDVLTMFLALDSYVELFRGGRISMEEFTKRKADRDILVNIIVKKHAQSSVYLSQRNASTDFPVLACAVCLDEEGMRLSIGARPGRAVLMKEAAETPVNNGNMSPREWNRQAELLAEKAAKTITTGSNMRASKEYRTHLVRVLAKRALLAAGGMGNGN comes from the coding sequence ATGCTTAAGATTAAAGAGTATGTGAAGGTGAACAGTCTGGAAGAAGCCTATGAGCTGAACCGGAAAAAATCATCCCGCGTGCTTGGGGGAATGGTCTGGATGAAGATGATGAACCGAAGTGTGGGGACTGCCATTGATCTGTCGGGACTTGGACTGGACACAGTGAAAGAGACAGAGGATGAATTTGTGATTGGCTGTATGACCTCCCTGCGGACTCTGGAGACACATGCCGGGATAAACACTTATACGGACGGAGCAGTGCGGGAGAGCCTGCGGCACATTGTGGGTGTGCAGTTTAGAAATTGTGCAACTGTGGGCGGCAGCATTTATGGCAGATTTGGATTTTCGGATGTGCTCACTATGTTTTTGGCGCTGGATTCTTATGTGGAGCTGTTCAGGGGCGGCAGGATCTCCATGGAAGAGTTTACAAAGAGGAAGGCGGACAGGGATATTCTGGTGAATATCATTGTTAAGAAACATGCACAGAGTTCTGTGTATTTGAGCCAGAGGAATGCCAGCACAGATTTCCCTGTTCTGGCCTGTGCGGTATGTCTCGACGAGGAAGGTATGCGGCTTTCCATCGGAGCAAGACCAGGCAGGGCAGTTCTTATGAAAGAGGCAGCAGAAACCCCTGTGAACAATGGAAACATGAGTCCCAGGGAGTGGAACAGACAGGCAGAGCTGCTGGCAGAGAAGGCGGCCAAAACCATAACCACAGGTAGCAATATGCGGGCTTCAAAGGAATACAGGACCCATCTGGTCCGCGTTCTGGCAAAGAGAGCGCTGCTGGCAGCAGGAGGTATGGGAAATGGAAATTAA
- a CDS encoding xanthine dehydrogenase family protein molybdopterin-binding subunit gives MSYVNKPVRKKDAMALVTGQPVYTDDLAPKDCLIVKVLRSPHAHAWIEEIKTDNAMRVPGIACVLTYEDVPRDRFTMAGQTYPEFSPYDRLILDQRMRFVGDAAAIVAGETEKAVDRALKMIKVKYKVLEPVLDFHKAKDNGVCIHPEDNWESRFPVGADKKRNLCAHAEEGTGDVEQILADCDCVVERTYHTKANQQAMMETFRSYTYMDHFGRLNIVSSTQVPFHVRRILGRALGIGASKVRVIKPRIGGGFGAKQTVVAEVYPAIVTVKTGKPAKMIFSRYESQICSSPRHEMELKVRIGADKEGTIRAIDVYTLSNTGAFGEHGPTTVGLSGHKSIALYRNTEAYRFVYDVVYTNQMSAGAYRGYGATQGIFAVESAVNELAEKLHMDPVVLREKNMTKEGGRFIGYDGGTEVTSCALDRCMKRAKEMLGWDEKYPCRVMENGKVRGVGVAMAMQGSSIACVDVGGASVKLNEDGSYTLSLGATDMGTGCDTVLSQMAADTLGTEFDNIVVFGVDTDISPYDSGSYASATTYLAGKAVVKACENLRERIWSLGAEMLETSREDTEFDGSKVCRKDGSAAVSLEEIGIRGTFGNNNSLQVTENASSSISPPPFMVGMAEVEVDRETGAVEMIDYVAVVDCGTPINPHLARVQTEGGIAQGIGMALFEDIQYSQRGQMLNNSLMQYKIPTRLDVGKIRVDFESSFEGSHPFGAKSIGEIVIDTPCPAIAAAVCNATGVRVSEMPITPEKVAMGIAGIDFDNCKKGGF, from the coding sequence ATGAGTTATGTAAACAAACCGGTGAGAAAAAAAGATGCTATGGCTCTTGTTACCGGTCAGCCGGTGTATACAGATGATCTGGCACCCAAGGACTGTCTCATAGTGAAGGTGCTGCGAAGCCCCCATGCCCATGCGTGGATAGAGGAAATTAAGACTGACAATGCTATGAGAGTTCCGGGAATTGCCTGTGTTCTCACATATGAGGATGTGCCCAGGGACAGGTTTACCATGGCTGGGCAGACTTACCCGGAATTCAGCCCTTATGACAGGCTGATCCTGGACCAGAGAATGCGCTTTGTGGGAGACGCCGCTGCCATTGTTGCGGGGGAGACGGAAAAAGCCGTGGACCGTGCGCTGAAAATGATCAAGGTGAAATACAAAGTGCTGGAGCCTGTCCTGGATTTTCATAAAGCAAAGGACAATGGGGTCTGTATCCATCCAGAGGACAACTGGGAGTCACGTTTTCCTGTGGGGGCGGACAAGAAACGGAATCTATGTGCCCACGCGGAGGAGGGCACCGGGGATGTGGAGCAGATCCTGGCAGACTGCGACTGTGTGGTGGAGCGGACATATCACACAAAGGCCAACCAGCAGGCAATGATGGAGACCTTCCGCAGCTATACTTACATGGATCATTTCGGAAGGCTGAATATTGTGTCTTCCACCCAGGTGCCCTTTCATGTGAGAAGGATCCTGGGACGTGCACTGGGAATCGGAGCGTCCAAAGTCCGTGTCATCAAACCACGTATTGGCGGCGGCTTCGGTGCAAAGCAGACAGTGGTGGCGGAGGTCTATCCTGCCATCGTGACCGTGAAAACAGGGAAGCCGGCAAAGATGATTTTTTCACGCTATGAGTCCCAAATCTGTTCCTCACCCCGCCATGAGATGGAATTAAAGGTCCGTATCGGTGCGGATAAGGAAGGCACCATCCGGGCCATTGATGTGTACACGCTGTCAAATACAGGTGCGTTCGGTGAGCACGGCCCTACAACGGTGGGACTGTCCGGGCACAAATCCATTGCCCTTTACCGGAACACTGAAGCATACCGTTTTGTGTACGATGTGGTCTATACGAACCAGATGTCAGCCGGAGCTTACAGAGGATACGGAGCCACACAGGGTATTTTTGCGGTGGAGTCAGCCGTGAACGAGCTGGCGGAAAAGCTGCATATGGACCCGGTTGTGCTGCGTGAGAAAAATATGACAAAAGAGGGCGGCAGGTTTATCGGATACGACGGCGGCACAGAGGTGACAAGCTGTGCCCTGGACCGCTGTATGAAAAGAGCTAAAGAGATGCTTGGATGGGATGAAAAATATCCCTGCAGGGTGATGGAGAACGGTAAAGTCCGCGGCGTGGGCGTTGCCATGGCTATGCAGGGCTCCTCCATCGCGTGTGTGGATGTGGGAGGTGCCTCTGTGAAGCTGAATGAGGACGGATCCTACACCCTGAGTCTGGGCGCTACGGATATGGGGACCGGCTGTGATACCGTGCTCTCCCAGATGGCAGCAGATACCCTTGGAACAGAGTTTGACAATATTGTAGTGTTTGGGGTGGATACCGATATATCCCCATATGATTCCGGTTCATACGCATCGGCTACCACATATCTTGCGGGAAAAGCAGTGGTGAAGGCGTGTGAAAATCTCAGGGAGCGTATCTGGAGCCTGGGCGCTGAAATGCTGGAGACATCCAGGGAGGACACAGAATTTGACGGCAGCAAAGTGTGCAGAAAAGACGGAAGTGCAGCGGTCAGTCTGGAAGAGATCGGTATCCGTGGGACTTTCGGCAACAATAATTCCCTTCAGGTAACGGAAAATGCCTCCTCCTCCATCTCCCCGCCGCCGTTTATGGTAGGCATGGCAGAAGTGGAAGTGGACCGGGAGACCGGAGCTGTGGAAATGATTGATTATGTGGCAGTTGTGGACTGCGGGACACCCATCAATCCCCACCTTGCCAGAGTGCAGACAGAGGGCGGTATTGCCCAGGGGATCGGTATGGCTCTTTTTGAGGATATCCAGTACAGCCAGCGTGGACAGATGCTGAACAACTCCCTGATGCAGTATAAGATCCCCACACGTCTCGATGTGGGTAAGATTCGTGTGGATTTTGAGAGCAGCTTTGAAGGAAGCCATCCTTTCGGCGCTAAATCCATCGGTGAGATCGTGATTGACACCCCCTGTCCGGCTATCGCGGCGGCAGTCTGCAACGCCACAGGGGTGAGGGTTTCTGAGATGCCCATCACACCGGAAAAAGTAGCCATGGGAATTGCAGGAATTGATTTTGATAATTGCAAAAAAGGCGGATTTTGA
- a CDS encoding MATE family efflux transporter: MKQTTDLGRDKVWVLVLKLAVPSMIAQFVTVLYSIIDRMFIGNIPKIGDLALAGVGICGPIVTLLTSFGTLIGLGGSILMSMRLGAGRKKQAQSILAHSFAMLMVFSALLTFLFLLTKKYLLLWFGASAATFVYADTYLTIYTAGTFFSLMAIGLNYFITCQGFPGVGMTTVLIGAVTNMILDPVFIFVLHMDVAGAAIATVIAQFASCAFAFCFLIGKKVPIKITLFRKPAWSPMIIKRILVLGVSPFLILATDSVIIIVLNAMLQKYGGPGEGDTLITCATIVQSYMMLITGPMLGISSGTQAILSYNYGAKAVDRVKKAEKYILLLCLCFTTVMFVLSRVVPGYFIRIFTDEPSLVSLSTWGIGVFTMLIIPLSFQYVFVDGFTALGLSRTALFLSMFRKGDYMLFTIFLPIFFGAKSAFYAQPIADGIASVMAVAAFLLFFKKHLEKRLSQ; the protein is encoded by the coding sequence ATGAAACAGACAACTGACCTGGGCAGGGACAAGGTGTGGGTGCTGGTCCTCAAACTGGCCGTGCCCTCCATGATCGCCCAGTTCGTAACTGTGCTCTACAGCATCATTGACAGAATGTTCATTGGCAACATTCCCAAAATCGGGGATTTGGCACTGGCAGGCGTGGGAATATGCGGACCTATTGTCACCCTCCTCACCTCCTTTGGAACCCTCATAGGACTGGGAGGCTCTATCCTCATGTCCATGCGCCTGGGCGCCGGGCGGAAGAAGCAGGCACAGTCCATACTGGCCCACAGCTTTGCCATGCTGATGGTCTTCTCCGCTTTGCTGACCTTCCTTTTTCTCCTGACGAAAAAATATCTTCTGCTTTGGTTTGGGGCAAGTGCCGCAACCTTTGTATACGCGGATACCTACCTCACCATCTACACCGCAGGAACCTTTTTTTCACTCATGGCAATCGGGCTGAACTATTTTATCACCTGCCAGGGATTTCCCGGTGTGGGAATGACCACCGTGCTGATAGGGGCTGTCACCAACATGATCCTGGACCCGGTCTTTATCTTTGTTCTGCATATGGATGTGGCAGGCGCGGCCATCGCCACCGTCATTGCACAGTTTGCCTCCTGCGCCTTTGCCTTCTGCTTCCTCATAGGCAAAAAGGTTCCCATCAAGATAACATTATTCAGGAAACCGGCCTGGTCCCCCATGATCATAAAACGGATCCTGGTGCTGGGCGTCTCCCCGTTCCTGATCCTGGCCACTGACAGCGTTATCATTATTGTCTTAAATGCCATGCTGCAGAAGTACGGCGGCCCCGGCGAGGGCGATACGCTCATCACCTGCGCCACCATTGTGCAGAGTTACATGATGCTTATCACAGGCCCCATGCTGGGAATATCCAGCGGAACACAGGCCATACTCAGCTACAATTACGGTGCCAAGGCTGTGGACAGAGTGAAAAAAGCGGAAAAATATATTCTGCTGCTGTGTCTTTGCTTTACAACCGTGATGTTTGTGCTCTCCAGAGTCGTTCCGGGGTACTTTATCAGGATCTTTACAGATGAACCGTCTCTGGTCTCTCTCTCCACATGGGGAATTGGCGTATTTACAATGCTGATCATTCCCCTCAGCTTCCAGTATGTATTTGTGGATGGATTTACAGCACTTGGGCTTTCCAGAACTGCACTGTTCCTCTCCATGTTCCGAAAAGGGGATTATATGCTCTTTACCATTTTTCTTCCTATCTTTTTCGGAGCCAAAAGCGCATTTTATGCTCAGCCAATCGCAGATGGGATCGCCTCTGTTATGGCGGTTGCGGCATTCCTACTCTTTTTCAAAAAACATTTGGAAAAACGTCTCAGCCAATAA
- a CDS encoding (2Fe-2S)-binding protein — translation MEIKFTLNGKKVQTEAAPDLLLLDLLREKGCYSVKRGCETANCGLCTVWMDKKPVLSCSMLAVRADGCEIMTLEGMQKEAEEFGSFLADQGAEQCGFCNPGFIMNVFAMLEEIQDPTEEEIAEYLSGNLCRCSGFMGQTRSILAFLKYKKEQREGGCDR, via the coding sequence ATGGAAATTAAATTTACTTTAAACGGAAAAAAAGTACAGACAGAGGCTGCGCCGGATCTGCTGCTTCTGGACCTTCTGCGGGAGAAGGGCTGTTATAGTGTGAAACGGGGATGCGAGACTGCCAACTGTGGTTTGTGTACGGTATGGATGGATAAAAAGCCGGTGCTGTCCTGCAGTATGCTGGCGGTGCGCGCAGACGGATGTGAGATCATGACCCTTGAGGGAATGCAGAAAGAAGCGGAGGAGTTCGGTTCCTTTTTGGCGGACCAGGGGGCAGAGCAGTGCGGATTCTGCAATCCGGGGTTTATTATGAATGTCTTTGCTATGCTGGAGGAGATCCAGGACCCCACAGAAGAGGAGATTGCCGAGTACCTGTCCGGCAACCTCTGCCGCTGTTCCGGGTTTATGGGGCAGACAAGAAGTATCCTGGCATTTTTAAAATATAAGAAGGAACAGAGGGAAGGAGGCTGTGACAGATGA